The Providencia rettgeri genome includes a window with the following:
- the rseC gene encoding Sigma-E factor regulatory protein rseC: MVKEWATVVRWQNGRALLRYGSSSGCGSCGARKTCGSYALSKIGPNTEHELEIAIEQPLVEGQKIEVGIPEGSLIRSALLVYLTPILGLFIFAGLAQAFDFEQFWIAISGIIGGIIGFYIARRLASNWRDDEAFQPVVLQIGLPPSELSVQINC; this comes from the coding sequence ATGGTAAAAGAGTGGGCAACAGTAGTCCGTTGGCAAAACGGTAGGGCTTTATTGCGCTATGGTTCTTCGTCCGGCTGTGGCAGTTGTGGTGCTCGTAAAACCTGTGGTTCTTATGCTTTAAGCAAAATAGGGCCAAATACGGAACATGAATTAGAAATTGCGATTGAACAACCGCTAGTTGAAGGGCAAAAAATTGAAGTGGGCATCCCGGAGGGAAGCTTGATCCGTTCAGCGCTATTAGTTTACTTAACGCCTATTTTGGGGTTGTTTATTTTTGCAGGTTTAGCTCAGGCGTTTGATTTTGAGCAGTTTTGGATAGCGATTTCAGGTATAATTGGTGGTATTATTGGCTTTTATATTGCGCGTAGACTAGCCTCAAATTGGCGTGATGATGAAGCTTTTCAACCTGTTGTTTTACAGATAGGGCTACCTCCGAGTGAGCTTTCAGTACAAATTAATTGCTAA